One genomic segment of Phyllopteryx taeniolatus isolate TA_2022b chromosome 12, UOR_Ptae_1.2, whole genome shotgun sequence includes these proteins:
- the desma gene encoding desmin a isoform X2, translating into MSKSYSSSAQTASSYRRTFGSGVSSSPMSSLFATHGGGRSATSHTTRVYEVKSGSPSYSSFRMSSGGAGLGSSTAMRTYGEKLDFNLADAMNQDFLNTRTNEKAELQHLNDRFASYIEKVRFLEQQNAALTVEIETLKGREGPGHVAEMYEDEMRELRRQIEALSNQRARVEVERDNLADDLQKLKLRLQEEVHQKEEAENNLSAFRADVDNATLARLDLERRIESLQEEIAFLKKIHEEEIRELQSQMQDTQVQIQMDMSKPDLTAALRDIRTQYEAIAAKNISEAEDWYKSKVSDLNQAVSKNNDALRSAKQETIEYRHQIQSYTCEIDSLKGTNESLLRQMREIEDRMSREASGYQDNIARLEEDIAKMKDDMARHLREYQDLLNVKMALDIEIATYRKLLEGEESRITTTMPVQSAYSSIGFRETSPESQPQRSSEMHSKKTVLIKTIETRDGEMTYSVSEGTSA; encoded by the exons ATGAGCAAGTCCTACTCCTCCTCGGCCCAGACGGCCTCTTCATACCGTCGCACCTTTGGTTCAGGTGTCAGTTCATCCCCGATGTCTTCCCTCTTCGCCACCCATGGAGGAGGTCGCAGCGCCACAAGTCATACCACTCGAGTGTATGAGGTGAAGAGTGGTAGTCCTTCCTATTCCAGCTTCAGGATGTCCTCCGGGGGCGCTGGGCTCGGCTCCTCCACAGCCATGCGCACCTACGGCGAAAAACTTGACTTCAACCTGGCCGATGCCATGAACCAGGACTTCCTCAACACAAGGACCAACGAGAAGGCCGAGCTTCAGCATCTAAATGACCGCTTCGCCAGCTACATTGAGAAGGTCCGTTTCCTGGAGCAGCAGAACGCCGCTCTGACGGTGGAGATCGAGACGCTCAAGGGCCGCGAGGGCCCAGGCCATGTGGCTGAGATGTACGAAGACGAAATGAGGGAGCTGAGGAGGCAAATTGAAGCGCTGTCCAACCAGCGTGCCCGTGTGGAGGTGGAGAGAGACAACTTGGCTGATGACCTTCAGAAACTGAAGCTCAG ACTACAGGAGGAGGTTCACCAGAAGGAAGAAGCGGAGAACAATCTGTCTGCCTTTAGAGCt GATGTGGACAACGCCACTCTGGCCAGGCTGGACCTGGAGAGGCGCATTGAGAGTCTGCAAGAGGAGATTGCCTTCCTCAAGAAGATCCATGAAGAG GAGATCCGTGAGCTGCAGAGCCAGATGCAGGACACACAGGTGCAGATCCAAATGGACATGTCGAAACCCGACCTGACCGCAGCTCTGAGGGACATCCGCACGCAGTATGAAGCGATCGCTGCCAAGAATATCTCAGAGGCCGAGGACTGGTACAAGTCTAAG GTCTCAGATCTGAACCAGGCTGTAAGTAAGAACAATGATGCCCTGCGCTCTGCCAAACAAGAAACCATTGAGTACAGACACCAGATCCAGTCCTACACCTGCGAGATTGACTCACTCAAGGGCACC AATGAGTCTCTGCTGCGTCAGATGAGAGAAATTGAGGACCGCATGTCTCGCGAGGCTTCTGGTTACCAGGACAATATCGCACGTCTAGAGGAGGACATTGCCAAGATGAAG GATGATATGGCCCGTCACCTGAGGGAGTACCAGGACCTGCTGAATGTTAAAATGGCTCTGGATATTGAGATCGCCACCTACCGCAAGCTGCTGGAGGGAGAGGAGAGCAG gaTCACCACCACTATGCCTGTCCAATCTGCCTACTCCTCTATTGGATTCAGAG AGACCAGTCCCGAGTCTCAGCCTCAGCGTTCCTCTGAGATGCACTCAAAGAAGACCGTTCTCATCAAGACCATCGAGACCCGCGATGGAGAG ATGACATATTCTGTGAGCGAGGGCACTAGTGCCTGA
- the desma gene encoding desmin a isoform X1 — MSKSYSSSAQTASSYRRTFGSGVSSSPMSSLFATHGGGRSATSHTTRVYEVKSGSPSYSSFRMSSGGAGLGSSTAMRTYGEKLDFNLADAMNQDFLNTRTNEKAELQHLNDRFASYIEKVRFLEQQNAALTVEIETLKGREGPGHVAEMYEDEMRELRRQIEALSNQRARVEVERDNLADDLQKLKLRLQEEVHQKEEAENNLSAFRADVDNATLARLDLERRIESLQEEIAFLKKIHEEEIRELQSQMQDTQVQIQMDMSKPDLTAALRDIRTQYEAIAAKNISEAEDWYKSKVSDLNQAVSKNNDALRSAKQETIEYRHQIQSYTCEIDSLKGTNESLLRQMREIEDRMSREASGYQDNIARLEEDIAKMKDDMARHLREYQDLLNVKMALDIEIATYRKLLEGEESRITTTMPVQSAYSSIGFRETSPESQPQRSSEMHSKKTVLIKTIETRDGEVVSESTQHQQDIM, encoded by the exons ATGAGCAAGTCCTACTCCTCCTCGGCCCAGACGGCCTCTTCATACCGTCGCACCTTTGGTTCAGGTGTCAGTTCATCCCCGATGTCTTCCCTCTTCGCCACCCATGGAGGAGGTCGCAGCGCCACAAGTCATACCACTCGAGTGTATGAGGTGAAGAGTGGTAGTCCTTCCTATTCCAGCTTCAGGATGTCCTCCGGGGGCGCTGGGCTCGGCTCCTCCACAGCCATGCGCACCTACGGCGAAAAACTTGACTTCAACCTGGCCGATGCCATGAACCAGGACTTCCTCAACACAAGGACCAACGAGAAGGCCGAGCTTCAGCATCTAAATGACCGCTTCGCCAGCTACATTGAGAAGGTCCGTTTCCTGGAGCAGCAGAACGCCGCTCTGACGGTGGAGATCGAGACGCTCAAGGGCCGCGAGGGCCCAGGCCATGTGGCTGAGATGTACGAAGACGAAATGAGGGAGCTGAGGAGGCAAATTGAAGCGCTGTCCAACCAGCGTGCCCGTGTGGAGGTGGAGAGAGACAACTTGGCTGATGACCTTCAGAAACTGAAGCTCAG ACTACAGGAGGAGGTTCACCAGAAGGAAGAAGCGGAGAACAATCTGTCTGCCTTTAGAGCt GATGTGGACAACGCCACTCTGGCCAGGCTGGACCTGGAGAGGCGCATTGAGAGTCTGCAAGAGGAGATTGCCTTCCTCAAGAAGATCCATGAAGAG GAGATCCGTGAGCTGCAGAGCCAGATGCAGGACACACAGGTGCAGATCCAAATGGACATGTCGAAACCCGACCTGACCGCAGCTCTGAGGGACATCCGCACGCAGTATGAAGCGATCGCTGCCAAGAATATCTCAGAGGCCGAGGACTGGTACAAGTCTAAG GTCTCAGATCTGAACCAGGCTGTAAGTAAGAACAATGATGCCCTGCGCTCTGCCAAACAAGAAACCATTGAGTACAGACACCAGATCCAGTCCTACACCTGCGAGATTGACTCACTCAAGGGCACC AATGAGTCTCTGCTGCGTCAGATGAGAGAAATTGAGGACCGCATGTCTCGCGAGGCTTCTGGTTACCAGGACAATATCGCACGTCTAGAGGAGGACATTGCCAAGATGAAG GATGATATGGCCCGTCACCTGAGGGAGTACCAGGACCTGCTGAATGTTAAAATGGCTCTGGATATTGAGATCGCCACCTACCGCAAGCTGCTGGAGGGAGAGGAGAGCAG gaTCACCACCACTATGCCTGTCCAATCTGCCTACTCCTCTATTGGATTCAGAG AGACCAGTCCCGAGTCTCAGCCTCAGCGTTCCTCTGAGATGCACTCAAAGAAGACCGTTCTCATCAAGACCATCGAGACCCGCGATGGAGAG GTTGTCAGCGAGTCCACACAGCACCAGCAAGACATCATGTGA